CAGTTCGGCGACTTCGCCAACGGCGCGCAGGTGATGATCGACCAATACCTCGCGTCGAGCTACCAGAAGTGGCAGCAGACCTCGGGCATGGTGCTCCTCCTCCCCCACGGCTACGAGGGCGGCGGGCCGGAGCACTCCAGCGCACGCCTGGAGCGCTATCTCCAGCTCTGCGCCGAAGGCAACCTGCGCGTGGTCAACTGCACCACCAGCGCGCAGTACTTCCACCTCATCCGCCGACAGGCGCAGCTGCTGGGGCGCGACCCGCGGCCGCTGGTGGTGATGAGCCCCAAGAGCCTGCTGCGGCAGCCGCTCGCCGGCGCCACGCTGGCGGAGCTGTCCTCCGGCTCCTTCCGCCCCGTGCTGCCGGACGCCACGGCAGAGGAGCGGAAGGACGGCGTCACGCGTCTGCTGCTGTGCAGCGGCAAGGTGTGGGTGGACCTCGTGGGGCTGAGCGAGGACCAGCGGCGCGAGATCGACGCGATCCCCGGGCGCGAGCGCGTGGCGCTGGCGCGCGTGGAGGAGCTCTACCCCTTCCCGGACGAGGAGCTGGCGGCGATGATGCGCGGCTTCCCCGCCCTGCGCGAGGTCGTGTGGGTGCAGGAGGAGCCGCAGAACATGGGCGCGTGGACCTTCGCCGAGCCGCGGCTGCGGAAGATCGCGGGCGACGTGCCGGTGCGTTACGAAGGCCGCCCGGAGCGCGCGAGCCCGGCCGAGGGCAGCGCCGTGCGCCACGTGCACGAGCAGAACCGCATCGTCCGCGCGGCGTGGTCGGACTCGCCCGAGGCGGGCGGGCGCGTGCTGCCGCAGGTGGACGCGGCGCCCGTGGACGGCGGCAAGGGCGGGAAGCGCGGCCGGTAGGCGCACGGCCCCGCTCGAGATGACGAAGTGAGATCACCACCCCGATACATTGGAGCGGACACCACATGCCGGTCGAGATCCGAGTTCCGCCGCTGGGCGATTCCGTCGTAGAGGCGACGGTGGGAAGGTGGACGAAGAAGGCGGGCGACGCGGTCGCCAAGGACGAGGTGGTGGTGGAGCTGGAGACCGACAAGATCACCGTCGAGGTCGCCGCCCCCGCCGCCGGCACGCTGGGCGCCATCGCCAAGAACGAGGGCGACACCGTGGGCGTCAACGACCTGCTCGGCAGCATCGAGGCCGGCGCGGGCGCGTCCCCCAAGGACGCCGCGGGCCAGACCGCCACCGCCCATTACGAGGAGAAGGCCCCCGCGCCCGCCGAGGCGAAGCCGGCGGGCGACGCGCAGCCCGTGGCGGACGCGCAGACGTCGCCCGCGGTGCGGACGCTGGCGGCCGAGGCGGGCGTGGACCTGGCGAAGGTGCCGGGCACCGGTCCCAACTCGCGCATCACCAAGGAAGACGTGCAGCGCTTCATCGACGGCGGCGGGGCTCAGGCTCCCGCACCGCAGGCGCAGCCCGCCGCGCAGGCACCGGCGGCCCAGCCTGCCGCACCCGCGCCCCGCCCCGCATCTCCCGCCCCGTCTTCGGCTCCGGCCTCGACCGCCGGCGGCGAGCGTCGCGAGGAGCGGCAGAAGATGTCGCGCCGGCGGCAGACCATCGCCCGGCGTCTCGTCGAGTCGCAGCAGACCACGGCCAGCCTCACCACCTTCAACGAGGTGGACCTGAGCAAGGTCATGGAGCTGCGCAAGCGCCGGCAGGAGGCGTTCACGAAGAAGCACGGGGTGAAGCTGGGCTTCATGTCGTTCTTCGCAAAGGCCGCCATCGGCGCGCTCAAGCAGTTCCCGCGGCTCAACGCCGAGATCCAGGGCGACGAGATCGTCCTCAAGAGCTACTACGACATCGGCATCGCCGTGGGGGCCGACGAGGGGCTCGTGGTGCCCGTGGTGCGCAACGCCGACCGGCTCAGGTTCGCGGACCTGGAGAAGTCCATCGGCGAGCTGGGCACCCGCGCCCGCGACGGCAAGCTGACGCTGGAGGAGCT
The Longimicrobiaceae bacterium genome window above contains:
- the odhB gene encoding 2-oxoglutarate dehydrogenase complex dihydrolipoyllysine-residue succinyltransferase, which gives rise to MPVEIRVPPLGDSVVEATVGRWTKKAGDAVAKDEVVVELETDKITVEVAAPAAGTLGAIAKNEGDTVGVNDLLGSIEAGAGASPKDAAGQTATAHYEEKAPAPAEAKPAGDAQPVADAQTSPAVRTLAAEAGVDLAKVPGTGPNSRITKEDVQRFIDGGGAQAPAPQAQPAAQAPAAQPAAPAPRPASPAPSSAPASTAGGERREERQKMSRRRQTIARRLVESQQTTASLTTFNEVDLSKVMELRKRRQEAFTKKHGVKLGFMSFFAKAAIGALKQFPRLNAEIQGDEIVLKSYYDIGIAVGADEGLVVPVVRNADRLRFADLEKSIGELGTRARDGKLTLEELQGGTFTITNGGTFGSMLSTPILNPPQVGILGMHNIVERPVVVNGEIVIRPIMYLAVTYDHRIVDGSEAVRFLVTIKQMLEDPETLLLEG